A single genomic interval of Labrus mixtus chromosome 6, fLabMix1.1, whole genome shotgun sequence harbors:
- the LOC132975962 gene encoding uncharacterized protein LOC132975962 yields MHSGSCSPAARTQVLKRFSVKLQRGHAKMTASAAPEVDAFMNFNKLVFFFFFFMFYRERQLAATVRCIKRIIGHYIAVNVSGSCLLMTESPERHVQQRTHSGGTGPTVVKVESCVSDLPVFTPPHTAELHFLRSRVRELEREKAELSAENQRLKSMLVHEIPGLLSTMWQTLGQTNGQLSNSTATGRSDSYAPYSHHQPPLTNQDGDFSPQVYVQQLQEELSVDMSESWGQLGSDHEEGPGGADLGLGSHMAEEAPLCSQTDMDELRRSCSESQCTSGHINGQVSQVEVYPGSGVLCDVRSWQAANQAQSPTAMARTLLMGVFDMNTLMNSNLRGGRSRRPAFHPQRSALDPHKINAIFNAILARFPLAKRGVIGSGINSKLSEIRFRSRRANRDPQFL; encoded by the exons ATGCACTCTGGGAGCTGTAGTCCTGCTGCACGCACACAAGTATTAAAACGTTTTTCTGTAAAACTACAGCGCGGTCACGCGAAGATGACGGCCAGCGCTGCACCGGAAGTTGATGCATTTATGAATTttaataaacttgttttttttttcttcttctttatgttctaCCGAGAGCGGCAGCTGGCGGCAACAGTGCGGTGCATTAAGAGAATTATCGGTCATTATATTGCCGTTAACGTCTCCGGTTCGTGTCTTCTGATGACGGAGAGTCCGGAAAGACACGTCCAGCAGCGGACACACAGCGGCGGCACCGGGCCGACG GTGGTAAAGGTGGAGTCATGTGTGTCAGATTTACCTGTCTTCACCCCTCCACATACTGCTGAGCTACACTTCCTGCGGTCTAGGGTTCGAGAGCTAGAAAGAGAGAAGGCCGAGCTGTCTGCAGAGAACCAGAGACTGAAGAGTATGCTAGTCCACG AAATCCCTGGGCTCCTGTCGACTATGTGGCAGACGTTGGGCCAGACCAATGGTCAGCTCTCCAATTCCACGGCAACAGGTAGGAGTGACAGTTATGCTCCATACTCGCATCACCAACCCCCACTTACCAATCAGGATGGAGACTTCAGCCCACAGGTCTACGTCCAACAGCTCCAAGAGGAGCTGAGCGTGGACATGTCTGAGTCCTGGGGCCAGCTGGGCTCTGACCACGAGGAGGGGCCAGGAGGAGCTGACCTGGGCCTAGGGAGCCACATGGCTGAGGAAGCACCGCTGTGCAGTCAAACTGACATGGACGAGCTAAGGAGGAGCTGCTCTGAGAGCCAGTGCACTAGTGGACATATTAATGGACAG GTGAGCCAGGTGGAGGTGTATCCCGGCTCTGGGGTTCTCTGTGATGTCCGCTCTTGGCAGGCAGCAAACCAGGCCCAGTCTCCAACAGCGATGGCGCGAACACTCTTAATGGGTGTATTTGATATGAACACTCTGATGAACAGTAATCTACGAGGTGGACGGAGTCGCCGGCCAGCTTTTCATCCACAACGCAGTGCGCTGGATCCACACAAGATCAACGCCATCTTCA atgccATCTTGGCTCGTTTCCCTCTTGCAAAAAGAGGAGTCATCGGCTCTGGCATTAACTCCAAACTTTCTGAGATCCGTTTCCGCTCCCGCAGAGCCAATCGAGATCCACAGTTTCTCTAA
- the prkn gene encoding E3 ubiquitin-protein ligase parkin: MIVFVRYNLGPGVPVELQEEASVAQLKEMVGSQQGVQPEHLRVLFAGRSLRSNAKLQDCDLPEQSTIHVVLPSSGSSSSQLGLLQERLARGRDEEQDSLTRLDLSSSRLPSTSSGLAVVLDGSDGGEGVREVDEAGEVEQATCLKGSRNCSLFFVYCKSCRSIQPGKLRVRCSSCKQTTLTLSRGPSCWDDVLIGGRIHGICQTEDCQGNIAEFYMKCASHPTSDEDISVALDLIMTNSRDVPCIACTDIMDVVLVFQCLERHVICLDCFHRYCQTRLNERQFVCHPVIGYSLPCAAGCIDSLVKELHHFRILGDDQYERYLQYGAEECLQEIGGLMCPSPGCGAGLVPLEGSRRVECDRQLGCGFVFCKDCREVYHEGVCHTEPVPPPDEASQGFVLEEEASLRGRWDRASLLLVQESTKRCPKCSVPVERNGGCMHMQCPLCKAEWCWLCGVTWNRECMGDHWFG; the protein is encoded by the exons ATGATCG TGTTTGTGCGCTATAACCTCGGGCCAGGTGTGcctgtggagctgcaggaggaggcaaGTGTTGCCCAACTGAAGGAGATGGTGGGGAGTCAGCAGGGAGTGCAGCCAGAGCACCTCAGGGTGCTGTTCGCTGGCAGGTCACTGAGAAGCAATGCCAAGCTGCAG GATTGTGACCTCCCAGAGCAGAGTACCATCCATGTTGTCCTCCCTTCATCAGGTTCTTCCTCCTCCCAGCTCGGCCTGTTGCAGGAGAGACTGGCTCGAGGCAGAGACGAGGAGCAGGACAGTCTGACCAGGTTGGACCTCAGCTCCTCACGCCTACCTTCCACCTCCTCGGGCCTGGCAGTGGTCTTAGATGGGAGTGATGGAGGAGAAGGTGTCAGAGAGGTGGATGAGGCGGGAGAGGTGGAGCAGGCTACATGTTTGAAAG GTTCGCgtaactgcagtttgttttttgtgtactGTAAGAGCTGCAGGTCCATCCAACCTGGAAAACTGAGAGtacgctgcagcagctgcaaacagaccacactgacactgagtaGA ggtccATCCTGTTGGGATGATGTCCTTATAGGAGGTCGTATTCATGGCATCTGTCAAACAGAAGATTGTCAAGGCAACATTGCG GAGTTCTACATGAAATGTGCATCCCATCCAACCTCAGATGAAGACATCTCTGTGGCCCTGGACCTCATTATGACCAACAGCAGAGACGTCCCCTGTATTGCCTGCACTGACATCAT ggacGTGGTTCTAGTCTTCCAGTGTTTGGAACGTCATGTGATCTGTCTTGACTGCTTCCATCGTTACTGTCAGACACGACTAAACGAGCGGCAGTTTGTGTGTCATCCTGTGATTGGCTACTCTCTACCATGTgctg CTGGATGCATCGACTCTCTCGTTAAAGAGTTGCATCATTTCCGGATTTTGGGAGATGATCAG TACGAGCGGTACCTGCAGTACGGGGCAGAAGAGTGCCTGCAGGAGATTGGAGGACTCATGTGCCCGTCACCTGGCTGTGGGGCGGGGCTTGTCCCACTTGAGGGCAGCAGAAGGGTGGagtgtgacagacagctggGATGTGGCTTTGTCTTCTGCAAAGACTGCAGGGAGGTGTACCATGAGGGGGTTTGTCACACAGAGCCCGTCCCACCCCCAGATGAAGCCTCACAG GGTTTTGTTTTGGAGGAGGAGGCGTCCCTCAGAGGGAGGTGGGATAGAGCCTCCCTGCTCCTGGTGCAGGAGTCAACTAAACGCTGCCCTAAGTGTTCAGTTCCTGTGGAAAGAAATG GCGGCTGTATGCACATGCAGTGTCCTCTGTGCAAAGCAGAGTGGTGTTGGCTCTGTGGAGTCACCTGGAACAGAGAGTGTATGGGAGACCACTGGTTTGGATGA